A region from the Algoriphagus machipongonensis genome encodes:
- a CDS encoding ABC-F family ATP-binding cassette domain-containing protein, which yields MNYLSVENLSKAFGERKLFSNISFGISQGQKIALVGINGAGKSTLMKIIMGLEIPDTGQVGINQQVKVAYVHQNPVFEGSLSIYQTIFDQSNSEVLQVIEDYHKAMLEAERGIDNSDQMATLFEKMDAFQAWDFEYQVKEVLGKLGLHDTDLPVGTLSGGQRKRVALAKAILEKPDLLLLDEPTNHLDLETIEWLEDYLAKANLALFMVTHDRYFLEKVTNEILELDQGKVHRYLGNYGYFLDKKAERMEIEDIELEKAKSLYKKELDWIRRQPKARSTKAKYRVDAFEETKEKASQKREERDIQLTVTTQRLGNKIIEIEKMKKSFGDKNIIRDFSYTFRKKDRVGIVGPNGAGKTTFLNMITGQLAPDSGKISIGQTTAFGYYRQEESSFDEEKRLIDIVKDVAEVVNIAGGATITVSQFLTQFGFPPKQQHTPIAKLSGGERRRLQLLMVLIKNPNFLILDEPTNDLDLMTLNTLEEFLDTFPGCLIIVSHDRYFMDRLVEHLFVFEGEGEIKDFPGNYSEFREWEKENKNQDSSRKIQEPENKIVDTKNEASTPLSQTKAKASYKQKQEFKEVNTSISKLEKEKADITDKISAGIDDHEELIKQSNRIAEIDAELEELELVWLELSELDGIE from the coding sequence ATGAATTACCTTTCGGTCGAAAACCTCAGTAAAGCGTTCGGGGAACGCAAGCTTTTTTCCAATATCTCTTTTGGCATTTCCCAAGGTCAGAAAATTGCCTTGGTCGGCATCAATGGTGCGGGCAAATCCACGCTGATGAAAATCATCATGGGCCTGGAGATTCCTGATACAGGTCAGGTAGGAATCAACCAGCAGGTAAAAGTGGCTTATGTACATCAAAACCCCGTTTTTGAAGGAAGCCTAAGCATCTATCAAACGATCTTTGATCAAAGTAATTCTGAAGTTCTCCAAGTCATCGAAGATTATCATAAGGCCATGTTGGAAGCAGAACGCGGTATTGACAACTCCGATCAAATGGCTACACTTTTCGAGAAAATGGATGCCTTCCAAGCCTGGGATTTTGAATATCAGGTAAAAGAAGTACTTGGCAAATTAGGCCTTCATGACACCGACCTTCCGGTAGGAACACTTTCCGGTGGTCAGCGTAAACGAGTGGCTTTGGCGAAAGCTATTCTAGAAAAACCTGATTTGTTGCTTCTTGATGAGCCTACCAACCACCTGGACTTAGAAACAATAGAATGGCTTGAGGATTACTTAGCGAAAGCAAATCTTGCGCTATTCATGGTTACTCACGACAGATATTTCCTAGAAAAGGTCACCAATGAAATCCTGGAACTTGATCAAGGGAAAGTGCATCGCTACCTCGGAAACTACGGCTACTTCTTAGATAAAAAAGCTGAGCGAATGGAGATCGAGGATATTGAGCTAGAAAAAGCAAAAAGTCTTTATAAGAAAGAACTGGACTGGATTCGTCGTCAACCAAAAGCTAGAAGTACCAAAGCAAAATACCGAGTAGATGCTTTCGAAGAAACCAAAGAAAAAGCTTCGCAGAAACGAGAGGAACGTGATATCCAATTGACAGTAACGACTCAGCGTCTTGGAAACAAAATCATCGAAATCGAAAAGATGAAAAAGTCTTTTGGTGACAAAAACATCATCAGGGACTTCTCCTATACTTTTAGAAAGAAGGATCGTGTGGGTATTGTAGGGCCAAATGGGGCTGGAAAAACTACTTTCCTAAATATGATAACTGGGCAATTGGCTCCAGATTCCGGGAAAATTTCTATAGGTCAGACCACTGCTTTTGGATATTACCGTCAGGAAGAAAGTAGCTTTGATGAGGAAAAACGTCTCATCGACATCGTCAAAGATGTGGCAGAAGTAGTCAACATCGCCGGTGGAGCAACGATCACTGTTTCCCAGTTTTTGACTCAATTTGGCTTCCCTCCCAAGCAGCAACATACTCCAATCGCAAAACTCAGCGGAGGGGAACGAAGAAGACTTCAGCTGCTTATGGTACTGATTAAGAATCCGAATTTCCTGATTCTGGATGAACCAACGAATGACCTGGATTTGATGACTTTAAATACCTTGGAGGAGTTTTTGGACACATTTCCTGGTTGTTTGATCATCGTATCTCACGATCGGTATTTCATGGACAGATTGGTGGAGCATTTGTTTGTTTTTGAGGGAGAAGGAGAAATCAAGGACTTCCCGGGCAACTACAGTGAATTCAGAGAATGGGAAAAGGAAAATAAGAATCAAGATTCAAGCAGAAAGATTCAAGAGCCAGAAAATAAAATTGTCGACACAAAAAATGAGGCTTCGACTCCGCTCAGCCAGACAAAAGCAAAGGCAAGCTATAAACAAAAGCAAGAGTTTAAAGAGGTGAATACCTCGATTTCCAAACTTGAAAAAGAGAAAGCTGACATCACGGATAAAATCTCTGCAGGAATTGATGATCATGAAGAATTGATCAAGCAGTCCAATCGTATTGCGGAAATTGACGCAGAACTGGAGGAGCTAGAATTAGTTTGGTTAGAATTAAGTGAGTTGGATGGGATTGAATAA
- a CDS encoding 6-bladed beta-propeller: protein MKLLKKTLFLLYIPILFSCSDKKSKISNQVIQKIPVQVENKTTYAFDEIFEVVDLLTIKNSQNFPISKINKIKKIEDNLWILTSSIVLITDLEGNLNNVIQSQGYGPLEYQKLSDIHWNPYLSLVEILDSDQGKIIRYDKNGVAKNEWKNKFLRLASSFYPQENKYWIYGGTFFDGDGGRLVVVDYQNDKKLNTYFPLGDERNYLNVIEPNNFIAYNKSLLFFHTYNDTIYSIENDNLYPTYLLNFGPNRIPSEIFSQDFKDIMEFGQELEKNGFVDLINSIYFSEGNIFFRFFYEGKPISAVYSIKNKSTKIIANWKNQYGEGFSKLSSFLINMPIDSDGEFLYFSVDPYAIKSEAEKLQDDPNYDQFMLENPLIKKIIDQFDNYENPYILKLKAR from the coding sequence ATGAAATTATTAAAAAAGACCCTTTTCCTATTATATATACCTATCCTTTTCTCTTGCTCGGACAAAAAAAGCAAGATCTCAAATCAAGTGATTCAAAAAATACCTGTCCAAGTAGAAAATAAAACTACTTATGCTTTTGACGAGATTTTTGAAGTAGTTGACTTATTAACTATTAAGAATTCGCAAAATTTCCCAATATCAAAGATTAATAAAATTAAAAAGATAGAAGATAATCTATGGATTTTGACATCTTCAATTGTTCTGATTACTGATCTTGAAGGGAATTTAAATAATGTCATCCAATCCCAAGGGTATGGCCCACTGGAATATCAAAAACTCAGTGACATTCATTGGAATCCATATCTGTCCTTAGTTGAGATTTTGGATTCTGATCAAGGCAAAATAATTCGTTACGACAAAAATGGCGTAGCAAAGAATGAATGGAAAAATAAATTTTTAAGATTAGCTTCCTCTTTTTATCCCCAAGAAAACAAATACTGGATTTACGGTGGGACATTTTTTGATGGTGATGGCGGTCGACTAGTGGTGGTGGACTATCAAAATGACAAGAAACTGAATACGTATTTTCCACTTGGAGATGAAAGGAATTACCTAAACGTAATTGAGCCAAATAACTTTATTGCTTATAATAAAAGCTTGTTATTCTTCCATACCTACAATGATACGATCTATTCCATAGAAAATGATAATTTATACCCAACCTACTTACTTAATTTTGGTCCAAATCGGATTCCATCTGAAATATTTTCTCAGGATTTCAAGGATATTATGGAGTTTGGACAAGAATTAGAAAAAAATGGATTCGTAGATCTTATTAATAGCATTTACTTTTCAGAGGGCAACATTTTCTTTAGATTTTTTTATGAAGGGAAGCCGATTTCAGCGGTGTACAGCATAAAAAATAAATCCACCAAAATTATTGCCAACTGGAAAAATCAGTACGGTGAAGGATTTAGTAAACTTTCCTCATTTTTGATCAATATGCCAATAGATTCTGACGGTGAGTTTTTATATTTCAGCGTTGATCCCTATGCTATTAAATCTGAAGCAGAAAAATTACAGGATGATCCCAATTATGATCAATTTATGTTAGAGAATCCTCTTATTAAGAAGATCATAGACCAGTTTGATAACTACGAAAATCCATATATTTTAAAACTTAAAGCAAGATAA
- a CDS encoding peptide deformylase, translating into MKTIHDILKLGDPRLYEVCDPVLKSELEQVPIWTQQLHEAMEDIRKAYGFGRGIAAPQLGIMKRMFYLNLDKPYIILNPELKNPSEEMFELWDDCMSFPKLLVKVRRHQSLTLSYRDQNWTLQEWKVSGENSELIQHEYDHLDGVLCTMRAIDQKSFRWKE; encoded by the coding sequence ATGAAAACCATCCATGACATCCTCAAACTCGGAGACCCTAGGTTATACGAAGTTTGTGATCCAGTTTTAAAGTCAGAGTTGGAGCAAGTGCCAATTTGGACTCAGCAGCTACATGAGGCCATGGAGGATATCCGAAAAGCCTATGGGTTTGGTAGAGGAATCGCTGCTCCTCAATTGGGAATCATGAAACGGATGTTTTACCTAAATCTGGATAAACCCTATATCATTCTTAATCCAGAACTAAAAAATCCAAGTGAGGAAATGTTTGAATTATGGGATGATTGCATGAGTTTTCCTAAGCTATTGGTAAAAGTGAGGAGGCATCAATCGCTTACTTTGTCCTATAGAGATCAAAATTGGACGCTTCAAGAATGGAAAGTTTCAGGAGAAAATTCCGAGTTAATTCAGCACGAATATGATCATTTGGACGGTGTGTTATGCACGATGCGTGCGATAGATCAGAAAAGCTTTCGTTGGAAAGAATGA